From Micromonospora nigra, one genomic window encodes:
- a CDS encoding DAK2 domain-containing protein, with translation MLDTLDAAAVRRWCAGGLAALRRHQGEIDDLNVYPVADGDTGTNLVLTLTSAQQALAMDLDTLPDGGPTAHGHALRLMARGALLGARGNSGVILSQILRGFADAAAAVPAVRGRELAAALRAATTAAYTAVAQPVEGTLLTVAAAAARAAEAADTDDLRAVARAAARAAAEALARTPQQLPALARAGVVDAGGRGMCLLLDVLVEVLTGQSADHPATPPPARPALTALRETGSEAYAYEVQFLLDAEPQAVARMREKLAALGDSLVVVGDGAASTGTWNVHVHVNDVGAAVEAGVEAGRPHRISVTRFADQVPPAGSPGGRAAVVVAAGTGIAELFAGEGATVVPANPSTGELLRAIRDTGAARVVVLPNDPDTQAVASAAAKEAHAFGIRVSVVPTRSPVQALAALAVRDPGRRFEDDVIAMAEAAGACRSAEVCQASREALTVAGPCRPGDVLAMVEGEVHLIGDDLVGTSVALVDRMLGGGGELVTLLSGAEAPAGLADAVRAHIARRWPFVEVQMFPGGQPHHPLLVGVE, from the coding sequence GTGCTGGACACCCTCGACGCCGCCGCGGTGCGCCGCTGGTGCGCGGGCGGACTGGCCGCGCTGCGCCGACACCAGGGCGAGATCGACGACCTGAACGTCTACCCCGTGGCCGACGGCGACACCGGCACCAACCTCGTGCTCACCCTCACCTCGGCCCAGCAGGCCCTGGCGATGGACCTCGACACCCTGCCCGACGGCGGCCCCACCGCCCACGGCCACGCCCTGCGGCTGATGGCCCGGGGCGCGCTGCTCGGCGCGCGGGGCAACTCCGGGGTGATCCTGTCGCAGATCCTGCGCGGCTTCGCCGACGCGGCCGCCGCCGTGCCCGCCGTGCGCGGTCGCGAGCTGGCCGCCGCGCTGCGGGCGGCGACCACCGCCGCCTACACCGCCGTCGCCCAGCCGGTCGAGGGCACCCTGCTGACCGTGGCCGCCGCCGCCGCGCGGGCGGCGGAGGCAGCCGACACCGACGACCTGCGGGCCGTGGCCCGGGCGGCGGCCCGGGCCGCCGCCGAGGCCCTGGCCCGCACCCCGCAGCAGCTGCCGGCGCTGGCCCGCGCCGGGGTGGTCGACGCCGGGGGGCGGGGCATGTGCCTGCTGCTCGACGTGCTCGTCGAGGTGCTCACGGGGCAGAGCGCGGACCACCCGGCGACCCCACCGCCCGCCCGCCCGGCGCTCACGGCGCTGCGGGAGACCGGCTCCGAGGCGTACGCGTACGAGGTGCAGTTCCTCCTCGACGCCGAGCCGCAGGCGGTGGCCCGGATGCGGGAGAAGCTCGCCGCGCTCGGTGACTCCCTGGTGGTGGTCGGCGACGGCGCCGCGTCCACGGGCACCTGGAACGTGCACGTGCACGTCAACGACGTCGGCGCGGCGGTGGAGGCGGGTGTGGAGGCCGGGCGTCCCCATCGCATCTCGGTCACCCGGTTCGCCGACCAGGTTCCGCCGGCCGGGTCCCCGGGCGGCCGGGCCGCGGTGGTGGTGGCGGCCGGCACCGGCATCGCCGAGCTGTTCGCCGGCGAGGGGGCCACCGTGGTGCCCGCCAACCCGTCCACCGGCGAGCTGCTGAGGGCCATCCGCGACACCGGCGCGGCCCGGGTGGTGGTGCTGCCCAACGACCCGGACACCCAGGCGGTGGCGAGCGCGGCGGCGAAGGAGGCGCACGCGTTCGGCATCCGGGTCAGCGTCGTGCCCACCCGCTCCCCGGTGCAGGCGCTGGCCGCCCTCGCCGTCCGCGATCCGGGCCGCCGGTTCGAGGACGACGTGATCGCGATGGCCGAGGCGGCGGGCGCCTGCCGCTCCGCCGAGGTGTGCCAGGCCAGCCGGGAGGCGCTCACCGTCGCCGGCCCCTGCCGGCCGGGCGACGTGCTGGCCATGGTCGAGGGGGAGGTCCACCTGATCGGCGACGACCTGGTGGGCACCTCGGTCGCCCTGGTCGACCGGATGCTCGGCGGGGGCGGCGAGCTGGTCACCCTGCTCTCCGGCGCCGAGGCCCCGGCCGGGCTGGCCGACGCGGTCCGCGCACACATCGCGAGGCGCTGGCCGTTCGTGGAGGTGCAGATGTTCCCGGGTGGGCAACCGCACCATCCGCTGCTGGTGGGGGTGGAATGA
- the rpmB gene encoding 50S ribosomal protein L28: MASVCDVCGKGPGFGHNVSHSHRRTNRRWNPNIQSVRTPAGGGNTKKVQACTSCIKAGKVTRA; encoded by the coding sequence GTGGCTAGCGTGTGCGACGTCTGTGGCAAGGGGCCGGGCTTCGGCCACAACGTGTCCCACTCGCACCGGCGGACCAACCGCCGCTGGAACCCGAACATCCAGTCGGTGCGCACCCCGGCCGGTGGCGGCAACACCAAGAAGGTCCAGGCCTGCACGTCGTGCATCAAGGCCGGCAAGGTCACCCGCGCCTGA
- the recG gene encoding ATP-dependent DNA helicase RecG, with product MTSEPSAVDTPLKKLVGDKTAKALASHLDLHTAGDLVYHFPRRYDERGEHTDIRSLDVGEQVTVLAQVQRTAVRPMRQRRGNLLEVTVGDDSGGTLTLTFFGNQAWRERELRPGRWGMFAGKVTEFRGRRQLNGPEYVLLGDSTDGEAAASEEVEEFAGALIPVYPAAAAVPTWVIARCVRVVLDTFTPPEDPLPATLRAGRNLVGIGVALREIHRPSSKEDLYRARRRLKWDEAFAVQLTLVQRKRRAADRPARPRPAATGGLLDAFDARLPYELTPGQRQVGSEIATDLAAPHPMHRLLQGEVGSGKTVVALRAMLQVVDAGGQAALLAPTEVLAAQHHRGMLDLLGPLAQAGELGSAEHATRVELVTGSLGAAARRRALAEVASGAAGIVLGTHALLYEGVDFADLGLVVVDEQHRFGVEQRDALRAKAEQPPHVLVMTATPIPRTVAMTVYGDLEISTLSQLPKGRSPIASHVVPAADKPAFLDRAWRRLREEVAAGHQAYVVCPRIGEAGSGAEEEPPVDDNGRRPPLAVTEVAPLLAEGPLHGLRIGVLHGRLPADEKDAVMRSFAAGDLDVLVATTVVEVGVDVPNATMMIVLDADRFGVSQLHQLRGRVGRGAAAGLCLLVTETAEGSSARERLDAVASTTDGFKLAELDLEQRREGDVLGATQSGRRSHLRLLSLLRDAELIRDARSEAVTLVEDDPELDRHRALAASVAALVDAERAEYLEKG from the coding sequence ATGACGTCCGAGCCGTCGGCGGTGGACACGCCGCTGAAGAAGCTGGTCGGGGACAAGACCGCGAAGGCGCTGGCCAGCCACCTCGACCTGCACACCGCCGGTGACCTGGTCTACCACTTCCCCCGCCGCTACGACGAGCGCGGCGAGCACACCGACATCCGCTCACTGGACGTGGGGGAGCAGGTCACCGTCCTGGCCCAGGTGCAACGCACAGCCGTACGCCCCATGCGCCAGCGGCGGGGCAACCTGCTGGAGGTGACCGTCGGGGACGACTCCGGCGGCACCCTCACCCTCACCTTCTTCGGCAACCAGGCGTGGCGGGAGCGCGAGCTGCGTCCCGGCCGGTGGGGGATGTTCGCCGGCAAGGTCACCGAGTTCCGGGGCAGACGCCAGCTCAACGGCCCCGAGTACGTGCTGCTCGGCGACTCGACCGACGGCGAGGCGGCGGCCAGCGAGGAGGTCGAGGAGTTCGCCGGGGCGCTGATTCCCGTCTACCCGGCCGCCGCGGCCGTGCCCACCTGGGTGATCGCCCGCTGCGTGCGGGTGGTGCTGGACACGTTCACCCCACCGGAGGATCCGTTGCCGGCGACCCTGCGGGCCGGCCGCAACCTCGTCGGCATCGGCGTCGCGCTCCGGGAGATCCACCGGCCGTCCAGCAAGGAGGATCTGTACCGGGCCCGCCGCCGGCTCAAGTGGGACGAGGCGTTCGCCGTGCAGCTGACCCTGGTGCAGCGCAAACGCCGCGCCGCCGACCGGCCGGCCCGCCCCCGGCCGGCGGCGACCGGCGGTCTCCTGGACGCCTTCGACGCCCGGCTGCCGTACGAGCTGACTCCGGGCCAGCGTCAGGTCGGCAGCGAGATCGCCACGGACCTGGCCGCCCCCCACCCGATGCACCGACTGCTCCAGGGCGAGGTCGGCTCCGGCAAGACCGTCGTGGCGCTGCGTGCGATGCTCCAGGTGGTCGACGCCGGCGGGCAGGCCGCGCTGCTCGCGCCGACCGAGGTGCTCGCCGCCCAGCACCACCGGGGCATGCTGGACCTGCTGGGCCCGCTCGCGCAGGCGGGCGAGCTGGGGTCGGCGGAGCACGCCACCCGGGTGGAGTTGGTCACCGGCTCGCTCGGCGCGGCGGCGCGGCGACGGGCCCTGGCCGAGGTGGCGAGCGGGGCCGCCGGCATCGTGCTCGGCACGCACGCCCTGCTCTACGAGGGCGTCGACTTCGCCGACCTCGGTCTGGTGGTGGTCGACGAGCAGCACCGGTTCGGGGTCGAACAGCGCGACGCCCTGCGCGCCAAGGCCGAGCAGCCGCCGCACGTGCTGGTGATGACGGCCACCCCGATCCCCCGCACGGTGGCCATGACCGTCTACGGGGACCTGGAGATCTCCACCCTGTCGCAGTTGCCGAAGGGCCGGTCGCCGATCGCCTCGCACGTCGTGCCGGCGGCCGACAAGCCGGCCTTCCTCGACCGGGCCTGGCGGCGGTTGCGTGAGGAGGTGGCCGCCGGCCACCAGGCGTACGTGGTCTGCCCCCGCATCGGCGAGGCGGGGTCCGGGGCCGAGGAGGAACCGCCGGTCGACGACAACGGGCGGCGTCCGCCCCTGGCGGTGACCGAGGTCGCGCCGCTGCTGGCCGAGGGGCCGTTGCACGGGCTGCGGATCGGGGTGCTGCACGGCCGTCTGCCGGCCGACGAGAAGGACGCGGTGATGCGCTCCTTCGCCGCGGGTGACCTCGACGTGCTCGTGGCGACCACGGTGGTCGAGGTCGGTGTGGACGTGCCCAACGCCACGATGATGATCGTGCTGGACGCCGACCGGTTCGGCGTGTCCCAGCTGCACCAGTTGCGTGGCCGGGTCGGCCGGGGCGCCGCCGCCGGGCTGTGCCTGCTGGTCACCGAGACGGCCGAGGGTTCGTCGGCGCGGGAACGGCTGGATGCGGTCGCCTCCACGACCGACGGCTTCAAGCTGGCCGAACTCGACCTGGAACAGCGCCGGGAGGGCGACGTGCTGGGCGCGACCCAGTCCGGGCGGCGGTCCCACCTGCGGCTGCTGTCCCTGCTGCGCGACGCCGAGCTGATCCGGGACGCCCGGTCCGAGGCGGTCACGCTGGTCGAGGACGACCCGGAACTGGACCGGCACCGGGCGCTGGCCGCCTCGGTGGCCGCGCTGGTCGACGCCGAGCGCGCGGAGTACCTGGAGAAGGGCTGA